In Clarias gariepinus isolate MV-2021 ecotype Netherlands chromosome 21, CGAR_prim_01v2, whole genome shotgun sequence, the sequence ACCAGGGTTACATGTGAAGAGACGTGATGAGTGCAGTGAGCTGGATCTAACTCAGGGCCGGCTCCTTTATCAGTTTGCGTCTCCGGCTCCAATGCTGCTGTCCCTGCGTACTGCCACAAAGAAGACCGCATGTGCACCGTCACACTGGTGGAAGAACTCCAACATGATCTGAGCTTCATCACAACGGGTCACTCGCTGTACACAGCTGCCATGGTGACCTTCCTGTCCAGTCTAATATCAAGCTGAACCTAATTCCCTCATCTCCACACAAGATAATTGCAGTTAAAATGCTGTTAATCACTTTGATGTAAAAAGTTTATCACTTTGTGACAGACATGTCAGTATCATCATGATTTGCTCACCATTCTGGATTTTGTGTAATTATGCTCACTTTATGGCTCTCATTTATCTACATGGAGTTCTTTCTGTCGTCCTAGAAGATTAAAATCTAAGGACATGAGCCGCTGCTGCTCGGTGACTGAAGCTCCTTCTCCGACGATCAGCTGATCACGCCGTCTCCAGGTCGACTGCCTTGGCCTCAGCCTCCACTTAACATGGCTCATAAACTCGAGTCAGGATAGAAATGGCCTTTGGGATTCTCAAGTAACGCTTCAGCTGTGTCTGAGAGTTAAGAATAGATCCAGTGTGATGCGACCCCTGCCCCTGAGTTAGCCGGTCCTGTACCCAaggcacaaatacacactctgAATCTCTCAGGTGGTGTGTAAACTCACACATTACCCATAATACACCGCATACAGGTACTGATTTGGGTTACTAATATAATTTGATGATTAGCCTGTGAGCTAGAATCACTCTGTGCTCTCCTAAGAGTGTGTGACCGGTGTTAATGTAAAGGTGAACTCCTCCTTCAGACAGTAGGGTTTGAAACGCGACCCTTAAAGACTTGCTGCGTTATAATTAGAGGAACCTTTCAGGAACTTGGGATATTTTAGTGTGTTTagatcaattcaattcagttttatttgtatatcacttttaacagttgtcattgtcacaaagcagatttacacaatcaaaagaattatttacgtttgtatggaatgtaagtgtgcatgaatcaagatgagcagattgtccctgatgaacgagccgagggcgacggtgctgagggaaaaactccctgagatggtaataggaagaaaccttgagaggaaccagactcaacagggaacccatcctcatctgggtgataacggatagcagggattgatctgcacttatactgtgtgttaggaggctggaagttcagtataataggagatgtggagaagttcatatggagttcgttattggaggctcagggaGACTTTAGGAAATTGACTACGAATTGAAGttagtcctatgactagaacttctgtcttatcaggattaagcagaaggaagttaattaacatccagtctcttaAGTCCTGCACACATTCCTCAACTTTATTACACTGGCTTTtctcaactgttatgctgagacatataactgtgtgtcgtcagcataacaatgagaACTAATACCacgcttacggattatgttgcccagaggaagcatttAAGGAGAAGGATCAGAGGAACCCTTTTACTGGATGTGTGTTTTGCTGTTATTTGATTAAAGAAACTCTTTTGGGAATGAACTTGCCATGTGTTAATTACAAAATCTAAAAGTTTTTCCACATCTCACCTGGAGGAACACTTTAGTGTTTAGTTTTAAGTTTAGTGGTGTTAATATTGAAGatattttaacatttcacaACACAATTAATTATTCCTGTAATTCTCTGTTAGGACGACAGATCAGGAACTCCTACAGGAACTTCTACAGGAACTTCTACAGGAACTACTCCTACAGGAACTTCTACATGAACTACTCCTACATGACCTCCTACAGGAACTACTTCTACAGGAACTTTTACAGGAACTACTCCTACATGACCTTCTACAGGACCTACTCCTACATGACCTCCTACAGGAACTTCTACAGGAACTACGCCTACAGGAACTACTTCTACAGGAACTACTCCTACATGACCTCCTACAGGACCTCCTACAGGAACTTCTACAGGAACTACTCCTACATGACCTCCTACATGACCTCCTCCAGGACCTCCTACAGGAATTTCTACAGGAACTACTCCTACATGACCTCCTACAGGAACTTCTACTGGAACTACTCCTACATGACCTCCTACAGGAACCCCTATAGGAACCCCTACAGGACCTTTGTAAGTAAAGTTTCCTAACACACGGAATTCGTGACCTATGTTTCATTAAACTGCACAGTAATGTCACCGGGGGTGGAGCCACAATGGAAAGAGTTCCTGATCGAGACCTCAGAATTAATCAGTCTGATTTcagataaataatttttaggtaattgttttttattgtaatactTTTATTGGTGCTCTACACATAATTGGTTACCACGGTTACACAACTGTACTGCGTTTATTCCCTAACAAGTGAGCCACACATTTAAGCCAGCATCAGAATTAGTGTTACAaacatgagagtgtgtgtgaaagtgaaaTGTTTGTAGATGTGCGAGGAGCAGCAACGTGAGCAGCACAGATTAAAGGGGCGGTGTGTAACAGGTTCAGTATTCTGCTGCTGTAAGTAGCGACACCCACTTTATCCTACACACAGACTCATCGCAGGTGTGATTTCATGCAGTTGCAGTTCTCCTGGCAGGCAGCAGAGGGGGCTAAGCCTTACACACTGCACCTTTAAACGACTCGTCCAAACATCACACGTTCTCTCTACAGTCTGCGTCAGTGAGGAggagctctcacacacaccgcaggttaacaggaagtgatgtcatgAGAGTGAGGAGcgatcgtcatcatcatcatcggtTCTGTGTACTGATACTGTTCTACATCacacacagtgaaaaaaaattaaatataaaatacatttccaataaataaataaatattcagggTGAAGCGTGTAGTGTGTTTCTCCAAAACTGTGCACGCTCCGCTCGTTCTGCTGtgtctggaacacacacacacacacacacacacacacacacacacggtttaaTCCCTTTTAGCTGTCTGTGCTGgaggtgtgtgtaatgtgtgtgtgatcagggGAAGTGGTGTGAGTTAGGAGATGAGATGGTCAGTAGGAGGCACCATACATTCTACTTTTAAAacgttattgttgttgttgttgttgttacctgCAGGAGGCGATCTGTCACACAACACTGTTGTTCTTCTGAAGTTTGTCATTTTCATCAGCGGAACTGAAGAACGCTGCCTGGAAACTGTGCTGAGCTCTgtagctaacacacacacacacacacacacacacacacacacacacacacagttacatttaattaaatttcaatttatttgtatagtgctcttaataattgtcattgtcacaaagcagctttacacaatcataaaaattatttaagtgttataaaatgtgtgtgtgtgtgtgtgtgtgtgtgtgtgtgtgtgtgtgtgtgtgtgaattagaatgatcagatcgtccctgatgaacgagccgagggtgctgagggaaaaactccctgagatggtaataggaagaaaccttgagaggaaccagactcaacagggaacccatcctcatctgggtgataacggatagcagggattgatctgcactcatactgtgtgttaggaggctggaagttcagtagaacaggagatgtggagaagttcatatggagtccagttggttattggagactcaggtagactgtaggaaacttcagtcctgaactatcgagcacaccaacagtgtgtgtatgtgtgtgtgtgtgagagagagagagggcgggCCTTACTGCACACAGATGATGAGAAGGAGGGCGGAGCAGCTGATGATTGACAGGACAACAGTGATGGTGATGAGTGTGATGTGCAGTGTGTCGTCACGGTGATCGTCCTGCCCCACAAAACCCGAACCTGTGTGTAGTAACTGGATACCACATCGTACACCATCGTACCCCTTCATACACCTGTCAATCAAATCACACAGGTGTCAATCAAATCACACAGCTGTCAATGTATGACCTGTAACAGATACTGTAAATTAATGATAAAAaccacattttgtgtgtgtgtgtatgtatgtgtgtgtgtgtgtgtatgtatgtgtgtgtgtgtatgtatgtgtgtgtgaatgtgtgtgtgaatgtgtgtgtgtgtgtgtgtgaatgtgtgtttgaatgtgtgtgtgtgtgtgtgtgtgtgtgtgtttgtgtgtgtgtgtgtgtttgtgtgtgtgtgtgtgtgtgtgaatgtgtgtgtgtgtgtgtgtgtgtatatactcacacacagacaggctcCTTCAGGTCGTGTAAGTAGGTGCAGTAGCCGTGGATGCAGTACTCTCTGTGGGAGGTGCtacagggatcgagggcggagCTGTGGTTGGTGGTGTGGGCGGAGCTATGGGAGGTACTATGGGCGGGACTATAGTTGATGTTCTGTGCAGGTGTGCTGTTCCTCTGTCTCACACTCACCTGGGCCTTGTTCCTCTTTTTCCCACCATGTTTCTTGCGGCCGCCTcgacctaacacacacacacacacacacacacacatacacacacacacacattccttaCACACTTCAGTCTGGATTCAGGATCTCAGCAGGAATCTGAATCTTTTACGATAACATTctttatgaaatgatgtcattcTCCTGAACAGCCGTTCACTCTCACGGCATGA encodes:
- the areg gene encoding probetacellulin, coding for MNFILLSSMLCLACSVLISSASSSSELGHVTVMSASGEGLQSTLGEEPESEDGPSGLFTGPPLSKGRGGRKKHGGKKRNKAQVSVRQRNSTPAQNINYSPAHSTSHSSAHTTNHSSALDPCSTSHREYCIHGYCTYLHDLKEPVCVCMKGYDGVRCGIQLLHTGSGFVGQDDHRDDTLHITLITITVVLSIISCSALLLIICVHYRAQHSFQAAFFSSADENDKLQKNNSVV